The Streptomyces uncialis genomic interval GGGGACGACCGCCATCCGGTAACGCATACCGAGCTTCTTGCGGGCCAGCGCACCCGCCGCCTTGAGCCGTACGTACGGGTCCTCGGGGTCCATGAAGAGTTCCGCCGGGTCGTAGCCGGGTTTGCGGTGGATCTCCACGAGCTGCGCGAAGTCGGGGGCGCGGGCGTCGTCCAGCCAGTAGTAGTACGTGAACCAGGCGCCCGGTTCGGCGAGGGCGACGAGTTCACCCGAGCGCGGATGGTCGAGGCCGTGGGCCTTCTTGCCCTCGTCGTCCAGGAGCTGTTCGAGGCCCGGGAGCCCTTCGAGGGCGGCGCGGGTGGCGTCCAGGTCCTCGGGGCGGCGGACGTAGACATGGGCGATCTGATGGTCGGCGACCGCGAAGGCACGGGACGCCATCGGGTCGAGGTACTCCATACCGTCCTGGGTGTGGACCTCCAGGAGACCCGCGCGACGCAGGGCGCGGTTGATGTCGACGGGCCGGTCGGCGGGGGTGATGCCGTACTCGGAGAGGACGACGACGGTGCGGCCCTCGCGGCGGGCGTCGTCCAGCAGGGGCGCGACCGCCGTGTCGAGCGCGGTGGCGGCGGCATGGGAGCGGGGGTCGTCGGGGCCGAAGCGCTGGAGGTCGTAGTCCAGATGGGGAAGATAGGTGAGGGCGAGGTCGGGGCGGCGGGTGGCGAGGAGGTGCCGGGTCGCGTCGATGATCCACTGGCTGGAGACGAGGTCGGCGCCCGGTCCCCAGAAGTGGAACAGCGGGAACGTGCCCAGCCGGGAGACGAGTTCGTCGTGCAGGGCGGGCGGCCGGGTGTAGCAGTCGGGTTCCTTGCGGCCGTCGGCGTAGTAGACGGGACGCGGGGTGACGGTGAAGTCGGTGTCGGCGCCCATCGCGTACCACCAGCAGATGTTGGCGACGGTGTAGCCGGGGTGGGCGCGGCGGGCGGCGTCCCAGAGCTTGTCGCCCGCGACCAGGCCGTTGTGCTGGCGCCACAGCAGGACGTCGCCCAGTTCGCGGAAGTACCAGCCGTTGGCGACGATGCCGTGCTCGGCGGGCAGGGTGCCGGTGAGGAACGTGGACTGCGCGGCGCAGGTGACCGCGGGCAGTACCGTGCCGAGCGCCGCGCGGGAGCCGGTCCCGGCGAGGGCCCGCAGATGGGGCATACGGGCGAGGAGCCGGGGGGTGAGCCCGACGACGTCGAGCACGAGGAGGGGGGTGGGGGGCGGGGCGTCGGCAACCGCGTCGGCGGGAGCGTCGGCGGCGGGTGCCGTGGACCGGTTGGGCCCGGTGGACTCGTCGGGCGCGGTGGACTCCGGGGGCACGGGGGTCACGGGAGCTCCTTCAGGCCGAGGTCCGTCAGCAGGTCGCGGGCCAGGGTGAGTTCCGCGGCGATCCCGTCGGTGAGCTGGGCCCGGACCCGGGGCCGCAGTTCGGGCGGCAGGGCCTGCCAGGTGTACGTCTCGACCTCCAGGTGCCGGGTCAGCGGCCGGGGTCCGCCGACCAGCCGCCCCAGGGACGCGGTCAGCACGTCGAGCGTCGAGGTCAGCGGCGGGGCGGGCGCGGCGTGCAGCGGTACGTGGAAGTGGGCGCGCCAGGGGGCGCCGTCGGGCAGCGCCGTGCCGGAGACCGCGGGGCCGAGGTCGTCGGTGCCGCGCAGTCCGGCGGCGGTGGCGGTGCGGGTCTGGTGCAGGAACCGGGGTTCGTCGAAGGCGGCGAGGGCTTCGCGTACCTCGGGCAGATGGGGGTTCTCGGCGTGCAGCGCGGCGGAGAGCTGGGCCTTGACGACGGGTACGCCGGCGGCGGTGAGCGCGTCGAGGGCGGGGCCGGGGTCCTCGAAGGAGGTCGCCAGATGACACGTGTCGACACAGATCCCGATCCGCTCGTGTCCGACGGCGGTGAGCGGCGCGATGGCGTCCCGGGTCGTCTCCACGACACAGCCGGGCTCGGGTTCCAGGCCTACACGCACGGAACGGCCGGTGAGGTCGGCGAGTGCGTCGAGCCGGTGGCCGAGCGTGCGCAGGGCGTCGAGGGCGGCCGCGGCGCGCGGCGCGGGATGGTCGGTGCGCCAGGCGAGCGGGAGGGTGGAGATGGTGCCCTCGGTGATGTCGTCCGGGAGGAGCTGGACGAGCAGCCGGGCGAGTTCGGTGGTGTGGCCGAGGCGTTCGGGGTCGGCCCAGTCGGGTTTGTACACCCGGTACTTGACCTCCTCGGCGCCGAATCCCTGGTAGGGGAAGCCGTTGAGGGTGACGACCTCCAGGCCGCGCCGGTCGAGTTCGCCGCGCAGCGACCGGACGGCGGCGGGGTCGGCGGCGAGGGCGCGGGCGGCGTCCCTGGCGAGCCACAGTCCGATGCCGAGGCGGTCCCGGCCGAGGCGTTTGCGGACGGGTTCGCAATGGTCGCGCAGCTGGGCGAGGACCCCGTCGAGGGTTTCGGCGGGGTGGACGTTGGTGCAGTAGGCGAGGTGGACCGTGGAGCCGTCGGGGTGCCGGAAGCGCATCGGTCACGAACCTCCGCGCAGGATGGAGTTGCCCTCATGGGTCGCGCCGGTCCCGGCCCCGGGGACATCGAGGACTAGGCGCCCGCTGAGCCCGTAGAAGGCGACGGGGTTGCGCCACAGCACGAGGTCCACGTCGTCCTCGGTGAATCCGGAGACCAGCATCAGATCGGCGACCTCGCGGGTCTTCAGCGGGTCGCTGCGGCCCCAGTCGGCGGCGGAGTTGACGAGTACCTTCTCCGGCCCGTACTCGTTGAGGACGTCGACCATCCGCGCGGCGTCCATCTTGGTGTCGGGGTAGACGGAGAACCCGAGCCAGCAGCCCGCGTCCTTCGCCTCCTTGACGGTGGTCTCGTTGAGATGGTCGAGCAGGACCCGGTCGGCGGGCAGCGCGGACTCATGGACGGCGTCGAGGGTGCGGCGCAGTCCGGCGAGCTTGTCGCGGTGCGGGGTGTGGACGAGCGCGGGCAGTTCGTGGTCGGCGGCGAGCTGGAGCTGGGCGGCCAGCGCGTGGTCCTCGGCCGGGGTCATCGAGTCGTAGCCGATCTCCCCGACGGCGACGACCCCGTCCTTGTCGAGATAGCGCGGCAGTTCGTCGAGGACGGGCACACAGCGCGGGTCGCCCGCCTCCTTCGGGTTGAGGGCGAGGGCGCAGTGGTGGGCGATGCCGTACTGCGCGGCGCGGAAGGGTTCCCAGCCGAGGAGGGCGTCGAAGTAGTCGATGAACGAGGCGGGTGAGGTGCGGGGCTGGCCGAGCCAGAAGGAGGGTTCGACCACGGCACGGACCCCGGCGGTGTGCATGGCCTGGTAGTCGTCGGTGGTGCGGGAGGTCATATGGATGTGGGGATCGAAGATGCGCATCAGGACTCCTCGCCGGTGGCAGTGGCCGCCCTGGGGGCGGTGAGGGTCAGCGTGTACCGCAGGTCGTCGGGGACGGGGCGGCCCGCCGCGGTCCGTTCCCGGGCCTGGTCGTCGAGCATCCGGGCGAGCTCGGTGTCGCCGCGGGCGCGTTCCGCGAGTGCGGCGACGGCGGTCACCGGGACCCCGGTGAACAGGCACTTGAGCACGGCGTGCCGCCATTCGTGCGCGTCGAGGTGGACGGCCGCGTAGGGGCCGACGGCGGCGGCGACCAGCCGGGTGTCATTGGTGCGCAGCGCGTCCCGGACCAGCGGGAGGGCGGCGGGTCCGGGGACGAGGGCGGGCAGGGCGAGGAGCACCGCGCGGCGTTCGGCGGCGGTGCCCTGGCCGTAGAGCCGGGTGAGGGTGTCGGGACCGGCGTGCGCGGCGCGCAGCAGGAGTACGCGTACGGCGTCGGCGTGCTCGTGCCCGCAGCGGCGTCCGGCCTGCGCGAACAGCGCTTCCCAGCGGGCGGCACCCCGGGCGGCCCCGGACTGCCCGGGGCCGGGTACGGCTCCGGCCCTGTACGCGGACCCGACTCCCGAGACGGCTGCGGCTCCCGAGGCGGGTGCGGATGCGGCTCCCGGTACGGCTGCGGCTCCCGGGACGGGTGCGGCTGCGGCTGCGGCTGCGGCTCCCGAGAGGACGGGTGCGGCTGCGGCTCCGGCCCTGTACGCGGACCCGGCTCCCGGGATGGGTGCGGCTCCCGGGACGGGTGCGGACGCGGCTCCCGAGACGGCTGCGCTCCCACCGTTCACTGCCGCTCCGGCCTCGGCTGCCGGTCCCGCCCCGGCCCCGCTTTCGGCCCCGGACCCGGACCCGGACCCGGCCGCGGTTCCGACCTCCGTCTCCGCCTCGCCCCCCGCCTCGGTGAGGGCCCGGTCGAGCCAGGCGCGGGCGGCCTCGGACAGTGCGGCGCCGAGCTCCTCGCGGGTGGGGAGGTGGACGGGGGCCGTCATGACCGGCCCCCTTCGCCGGGGGTGGTGCGCCCAGTGGCGGGTACGCGGTCGCTTCCGCCGTGGGACGGCCGGGCCGTCGTACGCGGGGAAGCCGGGCGCCGCGCGCGGCGCGCCGTACCGTGTCCGGACGGGGGCGGGGCCACCGAGCGCAGGAACTCCAGCGAGGTGGCGGCGAGCCGGGGGCCCGCGTGGCTGTGCCGGGGCAGTTCCACGCAGGTCAGCCCCTGGTACCCGGTGGCGGCGAGCGCGTCGAGGACGGGCGGGACGTACAGCTCTCCCTCGCCGAAGGGCAGATGGTCGTGGACACCGCGCCGCATGTCCTCGATCTGGACGTGCCGCAGCCAGGGCCCGGCGGCCCGGACGCAGTCGGCGGGCGGCGCGGTCTCCGTCACCAGGCAGTGGCCGATGTCGAGGGTGAGCCCGAGGGCTTCGGGCGAGCCGAGCGCGGTGCGCAGCCGGTGGAACCCGTCGAGGGTGTCCAGCAGATGGCCGGGCTCAGGTTCCACGGCGAGTGGCACCCCGGCGGCAGTCGCGGCGGCGACGACGGGTTCCAGGGTCGCCGCGAGCCGGTCCCACGCCTGATCCTCGTCGACCCCGCCCGGCGCGGGGCCGCTGAAGCAGTGGACGGCGTGCGCGCCCAGTTCGGCGGCGACCCGGACGGCGGTGGTGAGGAGTCCGGTGCGCAGGGCCCGCCGGTCCGGGTCGGGGTCGAGCAGGGTGGGGCCGTGCTTGTGCCGGGGGTCCAGGACATAGCGGGCGCCGGTCTCGACGGTGACGGTGAGTCCGAGCCGGTCGAGCTGCCGGGCCACCGCGCGGGTGCGCTCCGCGAGGTCCGGTGCGCACGGGTCGAGGTGCATATGGTCGAGGGTCAGCCCGACGCCGTCGTACCCGAGGTCGGCGAGCAGGGTGAGGGCGTCGGTGAGCCGCAGATCGGTGAGACCGTTGGTGCCGTAGGCGAAACGGAGGGCGCTCATGTGATGCTCACCCGCCGGGCGAAGGTCCGGGCGGCGGGGACGAGGGCGGCGGTCAGCAGTGCGGTGACGGGCGCTCCGGCGCGGGCGCAGAGCGCGGCCTGGAACGGGATCATCGCCCGGATTCCGGCGCCCACGGCCCGCCGGGTGAGCGGTGGGGACGGGTTGAGTGCCGCGTGCCACAGCGGTACGGCGACGGTGGCGAGGTATCCGGCGGTGAGCGCGCCCTGGAGGCTGGTGCCCGGCAGGCCGAGGGGGGCTGCTCCCCGTCGGCCTGCCGGGGGCGGGTGGGCGCCGGCGGGGGGACGCGGTCCGAGCAGCGTCCGGGCCAGCGCGGTGGTGGTCGCGAGGGCGGTGAGCGGTACGGCGGTGGAGCCGCCGTACGCCTCGTGGCGGGACACGGCGGTCACCGCGAGGGTGTGCGTGCCGAGTGCCGCGGCGGCGGGCAGCGCCCGCCGGGCCCGGCCGCCGTTGGCGGTGGCGCCGAGGACGAGGTCCAGGGCGCGGGCCGTCCCCATGGCCACGGGGCCGAGCGGGGTGTGCTTGAGCCCGAGGTCGTACGCCCACACCGTGGCCGCCAGCGCGGCGGCGGTCGCGAGCGCGGGGCGTCCGGCCAGTGCGGCGCAGCCGATCCCGGCGGCGGTGAGGGCCGCCGCGCCGGTGAGGGCGGCGGCGGGGGCGATCCGCCCGGACGGCAGCGGCCGGTGCGGGCGTTCGACCGCGTCGACCTCCCGGTCGGCCCAGTCGTTGAGCGCCATGCCCGCCTGGTACAGACACACGGAGGCGCCGATGGCCAGCAGGGTACGGCGTCCGGGGCGGGAGGCGACGGTCGAGGCTCCGGCGAGGGCGTCACCGGGGACGGTGAACAGGGCGGGCAGGCGCAGGAGTTCGGCCCAGTCGGCGCGGGTTCCGGCGCGGATCGCGGGGCGTTGGGGGGCGGGGGCCGCCGACACCTGGACCGTGGACGTACCGGGCGCGGACGTACCAGGTACCGACCCACCAGGTACCGACGGACCGGCTACAGCCGGAGCGGGTCCGGGTGCCGTGTCGCGGGGGTCGTTCATCGTTCACCCGCCAGGAGCCTGCCGAACGCCAGCAGTTGCGCGTACTGCTCACCGAGCGCGGCCGGGGCGCCCGGGTCCGGGTCCTTGAAGTAGAAGGCGAGTTCCGGCCGGGGTCCGGCGAGACCGGTCTCGTGGGCGCGGGCCAGCAGCCGGGCCAGGTCGAGGACCAAGGGGGCGGCTAGGGCCGAGTCGCAGCCCTGCCAGGTGGTCTGGAGGGTCATCCGGGAGCCGAGGAAGCCGTCGAAGGCGATGTGGTCCCAGGCCGTCTTCCAGTCGCCGAGCGCGGGGACGTCGTCGATGTGCGTACCGCCTTCGGGGACCGTCCCGAGGGTGTCGGCGAGGACGCGTTCCTTGCCCGCGTTCTTCGCGGCGGCGGCGCGCGGGTCGGCCAGGGCGGCGCCGTCCCCGCCGCCGAGGAGATTCGTCCCGGACCAGGCCCGCACCGTGAGCGCGCGCTGGGCGAACATCGGCCCGAGGACGGACCGCAGCAGGGTCTGCCCGGTCTTGCCGTCGCGGCCCGCGTACGGCAGTCCGCCGCCCTCGGCCTCGGCGGCGAGCGCCGGGTGGTGCAGCCCGGTGGACGGGGTGAAGTTGACGTACGGGCAGTCGGCGCGCAGGGCCGCCGCCGCGTACAGGGAACTGGGCGGCAGGGTGCCGTCGCCGGGGCCGGCCTCCGTGGAGGCGACGTTGACGACGACGGCGCGTGCCAGGCCGTTCACTCGGACGAAGGCACGGATGTCGGCGGCGAACACCTCGATCAGTTCCTCCTCGTCGCGGGAGTCACCGGGCAGCGGGCCACCGGGGCGGATCTCGCGGTCGGCGGCCTCCAGTTCGGCGCGGACCGCGTCGGCGAGGCCGTGCGGGAGGACGCCCTGGTCGGCGAGAGCCTCGGCGCGTTTGGGGAGGGGGCAGTCGAGGGTGTCGTGCCCGCCGAAGACGAGGGTGCCCAGCGGGGGGAGCGCGGCCTCGGTGAACGCGTCGGTCTCGGTGACCATCCCGGTGGCGGGGCGCAGTCCGGCGGCGACGGCCGCGCAGCCCGCGACGGCGGTGGTGGCGACGGAGCCCCTTGCGCCGATCAGCCAGACGCCGGTACGGGCGGGAGCCGCGGCGGGCACACCGCCCGGGGCGGACGTGGCGCGGGCGGACGTGGAGCGGGCGGTGCCGGGCCGGGTGGACGTGGAACCGGTGGGCGTGGACCGGGCGGTGCCGGACGGAGCGGTCGTGGACGGAGTGGTGGGTTCGGCGGACATGGGCAGCCTCCTTGTCGTGCGCGAACCGGGAGCGCGAGGGAACGAGTCGTGAGGGGGCGGGACGTGAGGGGGGGACGTGAGGTGGGGGGCGTGGGTGGCGGGTCGTGGGTGGGGGGAGCGGGTCCCTCCCGCCCAGGGGAGGCGGGAGGGACGACGGCTCCGGGCCGAAGGGCGGCCCGCCCCCGGCGAGGCAAGGGGAAGCGGGCGGGCATCCCTCCGGGAGGGTCCGGAGCGGTGCGGAGTGGTGCGGAGTGGTGCGGAGTGGTGCGGTGCGGTGCCGGATGGTCGGTCCGGGACGGCGGGCGGAGGTCCGGCGTCCTCCGCCCGCCGCCGTTCTAGGCGCCCGGTACGGGCAGTTCCTTCAGCTGGATGTCGCGGAACGCCACCTTGTCGGCGGGTCCGTGGTTCTGGAGCCCGATGTGTCCGTCGGTGAGGCTGCGCCGCGGGTCCTTGTTGGTGAAGTCGTTGACCTTGACTCCGTTGAGGAAGACCTGGAGGCGTTCGCCCTGCACACGGATCTCGTAGCTGTTCCACTGGCCAGGCGGGCGCAGCGCACGGTCACGTGCGTTGATGTTCGCCGATTTGAAGGAGTAGACGGAGCCGGTGGTGCGGTCGGCCCGGTCGGTGGCGTCGATCTGGATCTCGTAGCCCTTGTTCACGGCGGACCAGGGGTCGTCGGAGGCGGGGAAGCCCACGAAGATACCGGAGTTGTCGTCACCGGTCATCTTCCAGTCGAGCGTCAGGGAGTAGGACTTCAGCTCCTTGGCCTGGTACCACAGGAGCCCCATGCCGCCCTCGCTGTTGAGGACGCCGTCCTTGACGGTGAAGCGTCCGGGACCGGCCTGCTTCCAGCCGTCCGTGGTGTGGCCGTTGAAGAGGTCGCGGGCGCCCTGTTCGGGCTTGCAGTCGCCCTTGACCTGGCCGCTGGCGTACTGGAGGCCGCCCAGCAGATGGCTGCGGAAGGCTTCCTCGGCGTACGACTCCTTGGTGTGGCCGAGACCGGTGTAGAAGGACCGGCCGCCCTCGTACGCCTGGCACCAGGCGATCGGGTGGTCGCCCTTCATGGTGCCGCCCTGGTAGGTGGTCTCGTCCAGGGTGGCGAGGACGCGGACGTTGTCCCGCGGGTTGGAGCGGTAGTTGTACCACTCGTCCGTGCGCTCCCAGACGTCCGGGACGGACTTGGTGGCGGGGTGGTCGTGCTCGGTGACCCGGACGGTGGCCTGCTGGGTCGCCGGGTGGGACTCGAAGTACGCGCCGACGAGCTTGCCGTAGTAGGGCCAGTCGTACTCGGTGTCGGCCGCCGCGTGGACGCCCATGAAGCCGCCGCCGTTGGCCATGTAGTTCTGGAACGCCTGCTGCTGGGCCGCGTTCAGCACGTCACCGGTGGTGGACATGAAGACCACGGCGTCGTACCGGGCGAGGTTGGCGGTGGTGAACTGGCCCGCCGCCTCCGTGGAGTCGACGGTGATCTTGTTGTCCTTGCCGAGATCCTTGAGGGTCTGGACGCCGGTCGGGATGGCGTCGTGGCGGAATCCGGCGGTCTTGGAGAAGACGAGGACCCGCCTGGCGTCACGGTCCTTGGGGTCGCTGGAGATGTCGAAGTCGTCCAGGTCGTAGAGCGCTCCGGAGCCGCCCTTGAAGACCAGGTACAGGCTGGTGGTCTTCTTCGGCAGGGCCCGCAGCGGGACGTCGACGTCCTGGAAGGTCTCCCAGCTCCCGGTCACCGGGATCGGCGCGGAGCCGTGCAGGGCGCCCTTCGGGCCACCGCTGCGGACCTCCAGGGAGCCGCCCGCGCCGCCGGAGGATATCCGGGCGGTGAGCTTCTTCGCGCCGGTCAGGTTGTACGGCGTGAAGGAGATCCAGTCGCCGTCGGTGATGTCCCCGACGGTCTTGCCGCCGTTGGCCGCCGGCTTGTCGTAGACGCGGATGCCCTGCTGGGCGCCGAAGTGCTCGGCCTGCCGGTGGCGGGGCTGGAGCTGGACCTGGTCGTGGCTGGTGAGCTTCTCCTGGCCACCGCCGCCGTTGTCGGTGTACTCGGCGTCGAGGACCCCGAAGATATTGGCGTTGGGGTCGTGCTCGGTGTCGGCGGGGGCGGTGATGGTGCCCTCGCAGCCGGTGGCCGAGGTGATCGGGTGGCCGTGGCTGTCATGGCCGAGGATGTAGCGGACGGTGACCTTGGAGCAGTCGACCGCCCCGTCCTCGGGGTCCGTGACCTTCACCTTGAACGGGATCTTGTCACCGAAGCTGAACAGCTTGCCGTCCGGCGGGCTCTCCAAGGTGACGGTCGGCGCGGTGTTGCCGACGACGATCCGGACACTGGCGCGGGCCTTGCGGCCGGTCGGGTCGGTGACGGTGACGGTCGCCGTGTAGGTGCCGTCCTTGCGGTACGTGTACGAGGGTGAGGCGCCGGTGCCGGTCTTCCCGTCACCGAAGTCCCAGGCGTAGGTCAGCGGGTCACCGTCGGGGTCGCTCGCGGTGGCGTCGAGGCGGACCCTGAGCGGGGACTGCCCCGAGGTCTTGGTGGACTTGGCCTCCACGCTCGGGGAGCGGCCTCCGGTGGCGTTCTCGATGCGGTACAGCGCCGAGTGCTCGTTGCCGCCGAACCAGGCGGTGCCGTAGTCGAGGACGTAGAGCGCGCCGTCGGGGCCGAAGCTCATGTCCATGACCTGGGTGCCGGTCCACGGGAACGGATTGATCGACTGGACCGCGCCGTCCCCGCCCTGTTCGATCCGCTTGATCCAGCGGCGGCCGAACTCTCCGGCGAAGAAGTCGCCGTCGTACGCCTCGGGGAACTTGACCGGCGAGTCCAGGTCCGGGTCGTGCCGGTAGACGGGTCCCGCCATCGGGGACTCGGAGCCGGAGCCCAGCTCGGGGACGGAGCCGCCGTCGTAGGGCAGCCACGCCTGCTCGGCGGGCGGCAGGTCCACCAGACCGGTGTTGTTCGGGGAGTTGTTCTTCAGCGCCCCGCAGTCGAACGCGGCACCGGACTCCTTGGTGGCGAAGTCGTAATCCACGTACGGCTCGTTCTTGCCGACGCAGTAGGGCCAGCCGAAGTTGCCCGCCTTGGTGACACGTGCGAACTCGACCTTGCCGGACGGGCCGCGGGTGGCGCTGGCGGCTCCGGCGTCCGGGCCGTACTCACCGACGTAGACGACGCCGGTGGGCTTGTCGACGCTGATCCGGAACGGGTTGCGGAAGCCCATCGCGTAGATCTCGGGACGGGTCCTGTCCGTCCCGGGGGCGAAGAGGTTGCCGTCCGGGACGGTGTACGAGCCGTCCGGCTGGACCTTGATCCGCAGGATCTTGCCGCGCAGGTCGTTGGTGTTGCCGCTGCTGCGCTGCGCGTCGAAGGCCGGGTTGCGGTTCACGCGCTCGTCGATCGGGGTGTAGCCGTCGGAGGCGAAGGGGTTGGTGTCGTCGCCGGTCGACAGATAGAGATTGCCGTCCTTGTCGAAGTCGATGTCGCCGCCCACATGGCAGCAGGTGCCGCGGGTGGCCTTGACCTCAAGGACGTTCTTCTCGCTGGCCGTGTCGAGGGTGCCGTCGGCCTTCAGGACGAACCGGGAGAGCCGGTTGACCCCGTCGAAGCGCGCGAAGTCGGCGGCGGTGCCGGTCTCCGGGGCGTCGCCCGCCGGGGTGTCCATCGGCGGGGCGTAGTACAGATAGACGAAGCGGTTGTCCTTGAAGCCGGGGTCGACCCCGACGCCCTGGAGGCCCTCCTCGTCGTGGGTGTAGACGGGCAGCTTGCCCGAGACTCGGGTGTTGCCGTCGGCGTCGGTGAGGCGGAGCGTGCCGTCGCGGGAGGTGTGCAGGACGCCGCCCTCGGGGAGGACGGCGAGCGACATGGGCTCCCCGACCTCGGGGGCGCCCTTCGCGAGGGTGATCTGCTGGAACTCCTCCGCCGCGGCGGGGGCCCGCGGGGTGTCGGCACCGGCCGGCGGGGCGGCGAGGGCGAGGGAGGCGCCGGCGAACAGTGAGGTGATGAGGAGGGTGAGCGTTCTTCTCGGGGTGTGACGTTTCGTGTGCACGAAATCCCTCCGGGAGGGTCCGGGGAAGAGGGTTGCCGTTCGGCTGTGCGGTGCGGGACCCGGGGTGCGCCGTCACTCCGGTTCGTAGGTGTCCCTTACACCTCAGGGACCGTAGCCTCCTTTATCCGGGGCGGATAGTCCTTGTGCGACAGATAAGTTGAACTTTTTCCCGTGTCAGGACAAAGGGGGGTCCTGGCGGGGCCTCGGCGGTAACCCCCTGCGGGGTCGGTCCCGTTCTGCGGCTGCGGGCTCGCCTCCGGGGGGTCTGTGCCGCTGAGCGCGCTTGTCCCTGTGCGGGTCGTTCGTGGGGTGCGCGGTTCCTCGCGCCCCTGGGTCTGTGCTGCTGGGCGTACTTGTTCCTGTGCGGTACGGACGGGGGTGCGCAGTTCCCCGCGCCCCTGGAGGCTGCCTCCTGCTGTGGCCGGTCGACCGCGGGCCCGCAGGTGTGGTTCCCGCGCGTACCTGACGGACCGGCAGAGGGGGCGCCCCAAAGGGGCGCGGGGAACTGCGCACCCACGAACGACCTGTGCCGGAACACGTACGCCCAGCGGCACGGACCCAGGGGCGCCGAGGCCGTACGGGCACCGGGAACCCGGACCGATTACCCGGCGGAGCCGAACGCCGCGTCGAACGAGGCGGACGGGGGGTCGAAGTCGTAGCGGCGGAGGTGGGCCAGGGCCTCCGGCGCCCCCTGGAGGCGGTCCATCCCCGCGTCCTCCCACTCGACCGACACGGGTCCCTCGTACCCCACGGACCGCAGCATCCGGAACACGTCCTCCCAGGGCACGTCCCCGTGCCCGGCGGAGACGAAGTCCCACCCCCTGCGGGGATCGCCCCAGGGCAGATGCGACCCGAGGCGCCCGTTGCGGCCGTCCAGCCGCCGCCGCGCCTCCTTGCAGTCGACGTGGTAGATCCGGTCCTTGAAGTCCCACAGGAAGCCGACCGGGTCGAGGTCCTGCCACACGAAGTGGCTGGGGTCGAAGTTCAGCCCGAAGGCCGGCCGGTGGCCGACCGCCTCCAGGGCGCGCCGGGTGGTCCAGTAGTCGTAGGCGATCTCCCCGGGATGCACCTCGTGCGCGAACCGGACCCCCTGCGCGTCGAACACGTCGAGGACCGGGTTCCAGCG includes:
- a CDS encoding ThuA domain-containing protein, which codes for MHTKRHTPRRTLTLLITSLFAGASLALAAPPAGADTPRAPAAAEEFQQITLAKGAPEVGEPMSLAVLPEGGVLHTSRDGTLRLTDADGNTRVSGKLPVYTHDEEGLQGVGVDPGFKDNRFVYLYYAPPMDTPAGDAPETGTAADFARFDGVNRLSRFVLKADGTLDTASEKNVLEVKATRGTCCHVGGDIDFDKDGNLYLSTGDDTNPFASDGYTPIDERVNRNPAFDAQRSSGNTNDLRGKILRIKVQPDGSYTVPDGNLFAPGTDRTRPEIYAMGFRNPFRISVDKPTGVVYVGEYGPDAGAASATRGPSGKVEFARVTKAGNFGWPYCVGKNEPYVDYDFATKESGAAFDCGALKNNSPNNTGLVDLPPAEQAWLPYDGGSVPELGSGSESPMAGPVYRHDPDLDSPVKFPEAYDGDFFAGEFGRRWIKRIEQGGDGAVQSINPFPWTGTQVMDMSFGPDGALYVLDYGTAWFGGNEHSALYRIENATGGRSPSVEAKSTKTSGQSPLRVRLDATASDPDGDPLTYAWDFGDGKTGTGASPSYTYRKDGTYTATVTVTDPTGRKARASVRIVVGNTAPTVTLESPPDGKLFSFGDKIPFKVKVTDPEDGAVDCSKVTVRYILGHDSHGHPITSATGCEGTITAPADTEHDPNANIFGVLDAEYTDNGGGGQEKLTSHDQVQLQPRHRQAEHFGAQQGIRVYDKPAANGGKTVGDITDGDWISFTPYNLTGAKKLTARISSGGAGGSLEVRSGGPKGALHGSAPIPVTGSWETFQDVDVPLRALPKKTTSLYLVFKGGSGALYDLDDFDISSDPKDRDARRVLVFSKTAGFRHDAIPTGVQTLKDLGKDNKITVDSTEAAGQFTTANLARYDAVVFMSTTGDVLNAAQQQAFQNYMANGGGFMGVHAAADTEYDWPYYGKLVGAYFESHPATQQATVRVTEHDHPATKSVPDVWERTDEWYNYRSNPRDNVRVLATLDETTYQGGTMKGDHPIAWCQAYEGGRSFYTGLGHTKESYAEEAFRSHLLGGLQYASGQVKGDCKPEQGARDLFNGHTTDGWKQAGPGRFTVKDGVLNSEGGMGLLWYQAKELKSYSLTLDWKMTGDDNSGIFVGFPASDDPWSAVNKGYEIQIDATDRADRTTGSVYSFKSANINARDRALRPPGQWNSYEIRVQGERLQVFLNGVKVNDFTNKDPRRSLTDGHIGLQNHGPADKVAFRDIQLKELPVPGA
- a CDS encoding sugar phosphate isomerase/epimerase family protein, whose protein sequence is MPRPFTLFTGQWADLPLEDVCRLARDFGYDGLELACWGDHFEVDKALADPSYVSSRRELLDRYGLKCWAISNHLVGQAVCDHIIDERHQGILPGRIWGDGDPEGVRRRAAAEIADTARAAAAFGVDTVIGFTGSAIWHLVAMFPPVPERMIERGYEDFAERWNPVLDVFDAQGVRFAHEVHPGEIAYDYWTTRRALEAVGHRPAFGLNFDPSHFVWQDLDPVGFLWDFKDRIYHVDCKEARRRLDGRNGRLGSHLPWGDPRRGWDFVSAGHGDVPWEDVFRMLRSVGYEGPVSVEWEDAGMDRLQGAPEALAHLRRYDFDPPSASFDAAFGSAG